The following coding sequences are from one Paenibacillus tundrae window:
- a CDS encoding DMT family transporter — translation MGLLAASTFALFIFLSGSVAKETSPILKSALLSTGAVITVFVVFPPIFLFNLDVMAGIALYGLVLGFFGVLLPPLLYSIGMPHIGSGTGTIMTASELPMAVIMSSLVLERVLSWFQWTGVFIILSGIAFSNLRNRRTRQQTNWQDYTQN, via the coding sequence TTGGGGTTATTGGCTGCTTCAACCTTTGCTTTATTTATTTTCCTTAGTGGTTCTGTTGCAAAAGAGACTTCACCAATTTTAAAAAGCGCTCTGCTTTCTACTGGCGCCGTTATTACGGTCTTTGTCGTTTTCCCTCCAATCTTCTTATTCAATCTGGATGTAATGGCAGGTATAGCTCTTTACGGATTAGTGCTTGGTTTTTTTGGAGTATTGCTCCCTCCACTTTTGTACTCTATAGGTATGCCGCATATCGGCTCAGGTACGGGTACTATTATGACTGCATCCGAACTTCCCATGGCCGTTATCATGTCATCACTTGTACTAGAGAGAGTTTTAAGCTGGTTTCAATGGACGGGTGTTTTCATTATTTTAAGTGGCATTGCATTTAGCAATTTAAGAAACCGAAGAACACGTCAACAAACTAATTGGCAGGATTACACTCAAAATTAG
- a CDS encoding cytochrome P450 family protein, which produces MSKNENSNLSGSKVDFLDRSFIQHPFPVYEKLRADEPIHRFLLPGGHYAWMVSRYEDAVNILQDGRFVTSHPLQGQAGEQAPHMEIISQNLLSVSPEDHRRLRRLIQKAFTPRMIERLRGRIEEISDELLDKILVSGKREIDLIEEYAFPLPLIVICEMLGVPIEDQDKFQLWSNTIMESVSNPQMSQESDLVMKAFVDYLQGFIAERRQELKDDLISDLINVEEAGDKLTEQELYALVFVLIIAGHETTVNLIGNGLLALLEHPEQKRLLVEEPNLIQATVEEILRFNGPVEVSNVRWATSNVELDGHQIRQGDMMFVAVASANRDAKKFEEPDTFDITRKVNDHISFGKGVHYCLGAPLARLEGEIAIISLLQKLPEMKLNTKIDLLEWRSGMIIRGLKTLPITF; this is translated from the coding sequence ATGTCTAAAAACGAAAATTCAAATCTCTCAGGTTCTAAAGTTGATTTTTTGGATCGTTCCTTTATTCAGCACCCTTTTCCAGTATACGAGAAGCTACGTGCGGATGAACCGATTCATCGTTTTTTATTGCCGGGTGGGCATTATGCGTGGATGGTATCACGCTATGAGGATGCCGTAAATATCCTACAAGATGGACGCTTTGTCACGAGCCATCCTCTCCAAGGACAAGCCGGGGAACAAGCTCCACATATGGAGATTATCTCGCAAAATCTACTGAGCGTGAGCCCAGAAGATCACCGACGTCTACGGCGATTAATTCAGAAGGCTTTCACACCACGTATGATTGAAAGGTTACGTGGAAGAATTGAGGAAATTAGTGATGAATTGTTAGACAAGATACTTGTATCGGGCAAACGTGAAATCGATCTAATCGAAGAATATGCTTTTCCTCTGCCGCTAATTGTTATCTGTGAAATGTTAGGTGTTCCAATAGAAGATCAAGATAAATTTCAATTGTGGTCGAATACAATTATGGAAAGCGTCAGCAACCCTCAGATGAGTCAGGAAAGTGACCTGGTCATGAAGGCTTTTGTTGACTACCTGCAAGGCTTTATCGCCGAACGTAGACAAGAGCTTAAAGATGATCTTATCAGTGATCTTATCAATGTGGAAGAGGCAGGAGACAAGCTTACAGAACAAGAACTTTATGCACTCGTGTTTGTTCTGATTATAGCTGGTCACGAGACAACAGTGAACTTGATCGGCAATGGATTGTTAGCTCTTCTAGAGCATCCAGAGCAAAAAAGGCTATTAGTAGAAGAACCTAATTTAATTCAGGCTACCGTCGAAGAAATTCTACGATTCAATGGTCCTGTAGAAGTAAGTAATGTTCGTTGGGCAACATCAAATGTTGAACTGGACGGTCATCAGATACGTCAAGGTGATATGATGTTTGTTGCTGTGGCTTCTGCGAATCGAGATGCCAAAAAGTTTGAGGAACCTGATACATTTGATATTACGCGTAAAGTTAATGACCACATTTCTTTTGGTAAAGGTGTCCATTATTGTCTTGGTGCCCCCCTTGCAAGACTTGAAGGTGAAATTGCTATAATTTCACTTCTCCAGAAACTCCCTGAGATGAAATTGAATACGAAGATTGATCTATTAGAATGGAGATCAGGTATGATTATCCGTGGCCTTAAGACGTTACCAATTACTTTTTAA
- a CDS encoding DUF5597 domain-containing protein codes for MTLPYLKKEDGVFNLYVDNKPYIALAGEIHNSSASDLDYMRDNVWPNLRGLHLNTVIAPVYWELVEPNPGEFDFELVEGIIEQAREENVRLVLLWFGLWKNGVSSYVPAWVKRNKETYFRTAYRNQTTSDTISPLCEEAIKADANAFRQFMSHLKKVDSDHHTVIMVQMENEIGFLGSDRDYSDAANERFNLLIPDEVGAIFGKEGTWKEAFGYDAEEYFMAYHYAQAVELIASNGIEEYPLPVFVNAWLEQFPWNPGSYPSGGPIAKVIPIWKATAPSICLYAPDIYVENFTEVCEEYTSGNENPLFIPEARRDVASVAKVFYAFGKYNALCYSPFGIEDFLAPPKEDSDYDPSVLISLNIDFSAFDATGTGSYLAQSYKLLSNMLGVIQKNRGTGKMTGFFQNNEPGCILSFSKYNLKVTYKLKKDGKPLSGGLVIEANDNEFFVVGIGFSVEFLPKEGDYNSEYVRIEEGTFVQDEWVRGRVLNGDEAAYGFSIGSRPSALRVELH; via the coding sequence ATGACATTGCCTTACTTAAAAAAAGAAGACGGAGTATTTAACCTTTATGTTGACAATAAGCCCTATATAGCCTTAGCAGGTGAGATTCATAATTCCAGTGCATCCGACCTGGACTATATGAGAGATAACGTGTGGCCAAACCTAAGAGGATTACACTTGAATACGGTAATTGCTCCGGTCTACTGGGAACTTGTCGAACCGAATCCTGGCGAATTCGATTTTGAGCTAGTGGAGGGAATTATCGAACAGGCACGCGAAGAAAACGTTCGCTTGGTACTCTTATGGTTTGGGTTGTGGAAAAATGGAGTTTCATCCTATGTCCCTGCTTGGGTGAAGAGAAATAAGGAAACATATTTCCGAACAGCCTATCGTAATCAAACGACTTCAGATACGATTTCGCCGTTATGCGAAGAAGCTATTAAAGCGGATGCCAATGCTTTTAGGCAATTCATGAGCCATCTGAAAAAAGTGGACAGTGATCATCATACTGTGATTATGGTTCAAATGGAGAATGAAATAGGGTTTCTTGGTAGTGATCGTGACTATTCAGATGCTGCAAATGAACGGTTCAACCTTCTCATTCCTGATGAAGTAGGAGCCATTTTTGGAAAAGAAGGAACGTGGAAAGAAGCTTTTGGTTACGACGCAGAAGAATATTTTATGGCTTACCATTACGCTCAGGCAGTTGAATTGATCGCAAGTAACGGAATTGAAGAGTACCCGTTACCTGTGTTTGTGAATGCCTGGCTTGAACAATTTCCGTGGAATCCGGGATCCTATCCAAGTGGTGGGCCGATTGCAAAGGTGATACCGATCTGGAAAGCAACGGCTCCGTCAATCTGTCTTTATGCGCCGGATATATATGTTGAGAATTTTACAGAGGTTTGTGAGGAATATACGTCTGGGAACGAAAATCCGTTATTTATTCCCGAAGCTAGAAGAGACGTGGCATCTGTGGCGAAAGTCTTTTATGCTTTTGGAAAGTATAATGCTTTGTGTTATTCCCCATTTGGCATCGAGGACTTCTTAGCTCCGCCTAAAGAAGATTCGGATTATGATCCTAGCGTGTTAATAAGTCTCAATATAGATTTTTCCGCATTTGATGCAACCGGAACAGGTTCCTACCTTGCACAGAGTTATAAGTTGCTTAGTAATATGCTAGGAGTCATACAGAAGAACCGTGGAACGGGGAAAATGACAGGTTTCTTCCAGAATAATGAGCCAGGCTGTATACTGTCGTTCTCCAAATACAATTTAAAAGTCACTTATAAGCTCAAAAAAGATGGTAAACCCTTATCAGGGGGACTCGTCATCGAGGCCAATGATAACGAATTTTTTGTAGTAGGTATCGGTTTTTCGGTAGAATTTCTCCCTAAAGAAGGGGACTACAATTCAGAGTATGTTCGTATTGAGGAAGGGACTTTCGTGCAAGACGAGTGGGTTCGTGGACGCGTGTTGAATGGAGACGAAGCAGCTTACGGCTTCTCCATTGGGAGTCGCCCATCTGCGCTCCGAGTGGAGCTACACTAA
- a CDS encoding alpha-L-rhamnosidase: protein MIITKLKTNRITNPLGFSLSDWPRLSYIVTCTDAKKQIAARYEVALDEDFSSIIFDSGKHAEIDSLSFELRIELQPRTRYFWRVEVWADNGDHAVSDVAWFETAKLDESWDAKWIIPVMDTEHHPVLSRTFKLTKSVDSARAYVCGLGLYEMQINGIKAGDEYFAPHFNAYNKWLQYQTYDITELLLEEENQVEVSLGNGLYKGRFGFDGYSRELYGNEFALLCEIRVKYTDGTTEILKSDTEWIAERSPVLSGNLYDGEFYDATFTATELHSVREGDLGFERLTARLSLPVVVKEELKPIEVIYTPAGETVLDMGQNMVGWIQFHTHASKGTVIRLQHGEVMQDGNFYRDNLRTAKAEYVYTANGEERIVRPYFTFYGFRYVKVEGWPGELDPNDFTGCVLYSDLEQIGVIETSSPLVNRLFQNALWGQKGNFLDVPTDCPQRDERMGWTGDAQVFSGTACFNMDSYAFYSKYGHDMALEQEDRGGMVPMVVPAVNVPSGGSSAWADAATIIPWNVYLHYGDKGILRQQYKSMKSWVDFIIHADEDSGCSRLWTVGFHLGDWLALDGNDPESVIGATDTSFIASAYYYYSSKLVAKAAKVLGFEDDQVYFERISGEVKQAIENEFFSKNGRLAIDTQTAYAIALYMDLVPAAYQKRVIEGLIIRLRKDDYHLQTGFVGTPYLNFALSNNGCEELGYTLLLNEDHPSWLYAVKQGATTIWERWNSIDSDGKIGPPGLNSLNHYVYGAISEWMYRVIAGMNPDEEVPGFRRVILTPKPDFRLQWAKAVVDSAVGTYKSEWSFDEDGRLEFRFEIPFNSTAHVLLPRASVGTISINNSLELNVPMIKDGEDVKLELESGNYLIQYMPNRSYIKTFSTYTPLVDLVVNEHARKLIKPVVPPGFEMEPSSIWYKVRDSSIRDFVAHFPMDTSILEELDEKLKAIR, encoded by the coding sequence ATGATTATTACGAAACTCAAAACAAATCGAATTACGAATCCGTTGGGATTCTCCTTGAGTGATTGGCCTAGACTTTCTTATATAGTCACGTGTACTGATGCTAAGAAGCAGATTGCAGCTAGGTACGAAGTAGCACTGGACGAAGATTTTTCTTCCATCATATTTGATAGTGGTAAGCATGCGGAGATTGATAGTCTCTCCTTCGAGCTGCGGATCGAACTCCAACCCAGAACTCGCTATTTCTGGCGGGTAGAGGTGTGGGCAGATAATGGAGACCATGCTGTTAGCGATGTTGCCTGGTTCGAAACGGCAAAACTAGATGAATCGTGGGACGCGAAGTGGATCATACCTGTAATGGACACGGAGCATCACCCGGTCCTTAGCAGAACTTTCAAACTCACAAAATCAGTTGATTCCGCCCGTGCATACGTATGTGGTCTCGGATTGTATGAGATGCAGATTAATGGGATCAAGGCAGGTGACGAGTATTTCGCCCCTCACTTCAACGCATACAACAAGTGGCTACAATATCAGACGTATGACATAACAGAGTTATTGCTCGAAGAAGAAAACCAGGTAGAGGTGAGCCTTGGGAACGGGTTATACAAGGGACGTTTCGGATTTGATGGTTATTCCAGAGAATTATACGGTAACGAGTTCGCTCTATTATGTGAAATTCGGGTGAAGTATACGGACGGAACAACGGAGATTCTAAAATCAGATACGGAATGGATTGCGGAGAGAAGCCCGGTTCTGAGTGGTAATTTGTATGATGGTGAATTCTACGATGCAACCTTCACGGCCACAGAATTGCATTCGGTTCGCGAAGGTGACCTTGGCTTTGAACGACTTACTGCAAGGTTAAGTCTTCCTGTTGTGGTGAAGGAAGAGTTGAAGCCAATTGAAGTAATTTACACACCAGCAGGTGAGACAGTACTCGATATGGGTCAAAACATGGTTGGTTGGATACAATTTCATACACATGCTTCAAAAGGAACGGTGATTCGTCTTCAACATGGTGAGGTTATGCAGGACGGGAACTTCTATCGCGATAACCTTCGAACAGCGAAGGCGGAATATGTTTATACAGCTAATGGGGAAGAAAGAATCGTTCGTCCGTACTTCACTTTCTATGGCTTCCGGTACGTCAAGGTGGAAGGGTGGCCGGGAGAGCTCGATCCTAACGACTTTACAGGCTGTGTCCTCTACTCTGATTTGGAACAAATTGGAGTAATTGAGACGAGCAGCCCGCTTGTAAATCGGTTGTTTCAGAATGCGCTTTGGGGACAGAAGGGCAATTTTCTGGATGTTCCTACAGATTGCCCACAAAGGGACGAACGGATGGGATGGACAGGAGATGCCCAAGTGTTCTCTGGAACCGCTTGTTTTAATATGGATTCGTATGCGTTCTATTCAAAGTATGGTCATGATATGGCTCTGGAACAAGAGGATCGCGGAGGCATGGTTCCAATGGTTGTTCCCGCAGTGAACGTTCCGAGTGGTGGCTCTAGCGCATGGGCTGACGCGGCCACGATCATTCCATGGAACGTATATCTTCATTATGGAGACAAGGGAATACTAAGGCAGCAATACAAGAGCATGAAGAGTTGGGTTGACTTTATTATTCATGCTGACGAGGATTCGGGCTGCAGCAGACTGTGGACGGTCGGTTTTCATTTAGGAGACTGGCTTGCCCTGGACGGGAATGATCCTGAGTCGGTAATAGGGGCCACAGACACGTCCTTTATCGCCTCTGCCTATTATTACTATTCCTCAAAATTGGTCGCGAAAGCGGCCAAGGTGCTAGGTTTCGAGGATGACCAAGTCTATTTCGAAAGGATTTCCGGGGAAGTCAAACAGGCGATAGAGAACGAGTTCTTTTCAAAAAACGGTCGCCTTGCGATCGATACCCAGACGGCATATGCCATAGCACTGTATATGGATCTAGTCCCGGCTGCGTATCAGAAGCGTGTTATAGAGGGTTTAATCATTCGGCTTCGGAAGGATGACTATCATCTCCAGACTGGATTTGTCGGAACTCCTTATCTAAACTTCGCATTATCGAATAATGGATGTGAAGAACTTGGCTACACACTGTTGCTCAACGAAGATCATCCAAGCTGGCTATATGCAGTCAAGCAGGGAGCCACGACAATTTGGGAACGCTGGAATTCCATTGACTCGGATGGCAAAATCGGTCCACCTGGGTTGAACTCCCTGAATCACTATGTCTATGGTGCAATTTCAGAATGGATGTACCGAGTAATCGCAGGAATGAACCCAGATGAAGAAGTACCGGGTTTTCGCCGAGTCATTTTGACACCGAAGCCGGATTTTCGTTTACAGTGGGCGAAAGCTGTAGTCGATTCGGCGGTAGGTACTTATAAGAGTGAATGGTCATTTGATGAAGACGGGAGACTTGAATTCCGCTTCGAGATTCCGTTTAATTCGACGGCGCATGTTCTCCTACCACGAGCATCTGTGGGTACAATCTCAATTAATAATAGTTTGGAGTTAAATGTGCCCATGATTAAAGATGGAGAGGATGTAAAGCTTGAGTTAGAGAGTGGAAACTACCTGATTCAATATATGCCGAATAGGAGCTATATTAAAACTTTTAGCACATATACACCGCTTGTCGATCTGGTTGTGAACGAACATGCACGTAAGCTTATTAAACCAGTAGTTCCTCCTGGTTTTGAGATGGAACCAAGTTCGATTTGGTACAAGGTTCGAGACTCTTCAATCAGAGATTTTGTCGCTCATTTTCCTATGGATACAAGCATACTTGAGGAGTTAGATGAAAAATTAAAAGCGATTAGGTAA
- a CDS encoding ABC transporter substrate-binding protein: protein MPKNRSLLNALLIIAMLLLSACNNSSNNNNGETTAESDPSAKPGELTELTVAFPIFAALPKDMSLIEEAVSKIAEEKINVKVKLLPISFSNWIQQVNLMFSSGEKLDLMPTIYAYNTAITQGQLIPLDELLNKHGEGIIAALDPAYLDASRVKGTIFGVPTMHEMAYVNGITMREDILEKYQIDTSKLRKLEDLEEVLKAVKHGEPDMAPLIPSTGASILDNYQTFDRLDNHLGVLPDFDNGLKVVNWYGTEEYAEQLHMLRRWYEEGLILKDASTNQMNAQDLIDSNRGFAFLLNAHPGALQFEEEGSKSTSKVSMETIAFSDPPVSTTAHITNTMWGITSNSKSPDKAMEFLNLMYSDKDISNLLIWGIEGKHYKVLTGNVIDFPEGVNEQNSGYRLNAGWMFGNQFIAYVWRGTDPDIWEKVKQFNESAVKSKALGFTFDPTSVKTEIAAIGNVISQYRLPLETGSVDPDNVLPKFLDNLKIAGIDKVIEEKQRQLDQWVKSNQ, encoded by the coding sequence ATGCCAAAAAATCGAAGTTTGCTTAACGCATTGCTTATCATTGCCATGTTACTGTTGTCAGCCTGTAATAACAGCAGCAATAACAATAATGGAGAGACAACGGCAGAATCCGATCCATCTGCAAAACCCGGCGAACTGACTGAACTGACGGTTGCTTTTCCAATTTTTGCTGCACTTCCGAAGGATATGTCCTTGATTGAAGAAGCAGTTAGTAAAATAGCCGAAGAAAAAATTAATGTTAAAGTCAAATTATTGCCTATTAGTTTTTCCAACTGGATCCAGCAAGTAAACTTGATGTTTTCAAGCGGAGAAAAGCTGGATCTAATGCCAACAATCTATGCCTACAACACAGCAATAACTCAAGGTCAATTGATTCCGCTGGATGAACTTCTTAACAAGCATGGAGAAGGTATAATTGCGGCATTAGATCCGGCTTATCTGGATGCTTCAAGGGTGAAAGGCACCATATTTGGTGTGCCGACTATGCATGAAATGGCGTATGTTAATGGCATTACAATGCGAGAAGATATTCTCGAAAAATACCAAATTGATACGAGTAAACTTCGTAAGCTTGAAGATCTAGAAGAAGTTTTGAAAGCGGTTAAACATGGTGAACCGGATATGGCACCACTAATCCCATCAACAGGGGCATCTATACTTGATAACTATCAGACTTTCGACAGATTGGATAATCATCTAGGCGTTCTTCCTGATTTTGATAATGGACTAAAAGTTGTTAATTGGTATGGTACAGAAGAATACGCAGAGCAGCTTCACATGCTTAGAAGATGGTACGAGGAAGGTCTAATTCTCAAAGATGCTTCGACGAATCAGATGAATGCACAAGATCTAATCGATTCTAATCGTGGTTTTGCGTTTCTACTAAATGCTCATCCCGGAGCACTTCAATTTGAAGAAGAGGGAAGTAAATCTACCAGTAAAGTGTCTATGGAAACCATAGCATTCTCAGATCCTCCCGTGTCTACAACTGCTCATATCACAAACACAATGTGGGGGATCACTTCAAATTCAAAATCTCCAGATAAAGCAATGGAATTTCTTAATCTGATGTATTCAGATAAAGACATCTCGAATCTGTTGATTTGGGGAATTGAAGGCAAACATTATAAAGTTTTAACTGGAAATGTCATCGATTTTCCTGAAGGTGTCAATGAACAAAATTCTGGATATCGATTAAATGCCGGCTGGATGTTTGGTAATCAATTTATCGCCTATGTCTGGCGAGGAACAGATCCGGATATCTGGGAAAAAGTAAAACAGTTTAATGAGTCAGCTGTAAAATCAAAGGCTCTTGGTTTCACGTTCGATCCAACATCGGTCAAAACAGAAATTGCTGCCATTGGAAATGTTATTTCACAATACCGTCTCCCTCTTGAAACGGGAAGTGTTGATCCAGATAACGTGTTGCCGAAATTTTTAGACAACTTGAAAATTGCTGGAATAGACAAGGTAATTGAGGAGAAGCAGAGACAACTCGACCAATGGGTGAAATCCAACCAATAA
- a CDS encoding GH36-type glycosyl hydrolase domain-containing protein: protein MKVNKIHHFTEDGNSCIINTPRTPRHWYNYLWSEQGYCTQVSQIGHGRSYYINSKADMCMINNQDAKYLYLRDDDANVFWNIGEGPLNEEVEDFSCEHNIGYSILQSQKNGVHASWKLFVPHEGYNEVWMVKVKNNTDVMKRISVFSTVSFELEGFKYPRYYEMYRSCETFFNEQLNGIYCESKHPFAPHNRYNGYIACSETVHAFDGNLGTFLGELGTYTRLDSMPAPLFQRPDVVVKGRDCTNSLTTLANLGGVLQNKLLLAPGEEKELYYVLGVSESLEEAVQTVVDYSTGDRITRALLETQEFQMSKYASLQINTPDEKLNVIMNEWVKKQVDFCIVGKKGVRDNLQIAVGLLNYRQERAKEEIIECLRHQFKAGHAVLTWYPYDATRYSDQPFWIIWSVCELIKETGDYSLLDMEIEFQDEGSATMLEHVKAAVNRLIEDKGKHGLVRIFFADWNDALNITTDPDAESVMLSEQFCYALKELSTLIRRLGDADYAGYLDDQYNILRSAINNVAWDGSWYMRALSKEENIGSKDSTGSKIYINAQSWAVLADIPDEEKLPKVLESMDSMEHDFGFPINMPPYMEYSPHVGRMSGMLPGLFENGGVYCHATGFKIMADCKAGRGAEAIRTLLKIIPDSEANPSTESGAEPYVFTNCYSIHPKYYGKSYQSWTTGTSAWGLISLLEGIMGIKRDYDGLRIDPCFPADWEQAQVYREFRGTRYEITIKNPMKLSKGKPEIKVDGNRIIGNLLPHFSDGKIHHVEVTLNPVV from the coding sequence ATGAAAGTAAATAAAATACACCATTTTACTGAAGATGGTAATTCCTGCATCATCAATACGCCACGCACTCCAAGACATTGGTACAACTACTTGTGGAGTGAACAAGGGTATTGCACACAGGTTTCCCAAATCGGGCATGGCCGAAGCTACTACATCAATTCAAAAGCTGATATGTGTATGATCAATAATCAGGATGCAAAGTATTTGTACCTACGTGATGATGATGCCAATGTATTCTGGAATATTGGGGAAGGCCCACTAAACGAAGAAGTTGAGGATTTCTCATGCGAACATAATATCGGATATTCCATCCTCCAGTCCCAAAAGAACGGTGTCCATGCTTCCTGGAAGCTTTTTGTTCCCCATGAAGGCTACAATGAGGTTTGGATGGTTAAAGTGAAAAATAATACGGATGTAATGAAGCGAATCAGCGTATTTTCTACCGTGAGCTTTGAATTGGAAGGCTTTAAATACCCGCGGTATTACGAAATGTACAGAAGTTGTGAAACCTTTTTCAATGAGCAGTTGAATGGAATTTATTGTGAGTCCAAACATCCGTTCGCACCACACAATAGATATAACGGTTATATCGCATGTTCTGAAACTGTCCACGCCTTTGATGGCAATCTTGGAACGTTTCTGGGGGAACTGGGGACGTATACCCGATTGGATTCTATGCCGGCGCCATTGTTCCAGCGGCCTGATGTTGTGGTTAAGGGTAGAGATTGTACGAATTCTCTCACTACGCTTGCTAATCTTGGTGGCGTTTTGCAGAACAAGCTGTTACTGGCACCCGGTGAAGAGAAAGAACTGTATTATGTGCTTGGAGTCAGCGAATCACTCGAAGAGGCTGTTCAAACCGTCGTGGACTATAGCACAGGTGATCGTATAACACGAGCATTACTTGAAACACAGGAATTCCAGATGAGCAAATACGCGAGTCTCCAAATTAACACACCTGATGAGAAGCTGAACGTGATTATGAATGAATGGGTTAAAAAACAGGTGGACTTCTGTATTGTTGGCAAGAAGGGGGTAAGGGACAACCTTCAGATTGCAGTTGGACTGCTTAACTACAGGCAGGAGAGGGCCAAGGAGGAGATCATTGAATGCTTGCGGCATCAGTTTAAGGCTGGGCATGCCGTACTAACATGGTACCCATATGACGCTACCCGTTATTCAGACCAGCCCTTCTGGATTATCTGGTCTGTATGTGAGTTGATTAAGGAGACTGGAGATTATTCTCTTCTGGATATGGAGATTGAATTTCAGGACGAAGGTTCAGCAACGATGCTGGAACATGTAAAGGCTGCAGTCAACCGGTTAATAGAGGACAAAGGAAAACATGGTCTGGTACGCATTTTCTTCGCGGATTGGAATGATGCTTTGAATATTACAACTGATCCCGATGCGGAATCTGTTATGTTGTCTGAGCAATTCTGTTATGCCCTGAAAGAGCTCTCAACATTGATCCGGCGACTGGGAGACGCTGATTATGCAGGATATCTGGATGATCAGTACAATATCCTTCGTAGTGCGATTAACAATGTGGCTTGGGACGGAAGCTGGTATATGCGTGCCCTTAGTAAAGAAGAGAATATTGGCTCCAAAGATAGCACAGGAAGTAAAATCTATATTAACGCTCAATCGTGGGCTGTTCTTGCAGATATTCCGGATGAAGAGAAGTTGCCCAAAGTGCTGGAATCCATGGACAGCATGGAGCATGATTTTGGCTTCCCGATCAATATGCCTCCATATATGGAATATTCCCCACATGTTGGCCGAATGTCCGGCATGCTACCGGGGCTATTCGAGAACGGGGGCGTTTATTGTCATGCAACTGGTTTCAAGATTATGGCCGATTGCAAGGCAGGCAGAGGAGCAGAAGCGATACGTACACTACTGAAAATCATTCCAGACAGTGAAGCGAATCCATCTACAGAATCCGGAGCAGAGCCATATGTCTTCACGAATTGTTATTCGATCCACCCCAAATATTATGGAAAATCCTATCAATCATGGACAACAGGAACCTCGGCTTGGGGACTCATATCGCTTTTGGAGGGGATTATGGGGATCAAGCGGGATTATGATGGTCTCCGAATTGACCCATGTTTCCCTGCTGATTGGGAGCAGGCTCAGGTGTACAGGGAATTCCGCGGCACACGTTATGAGATCACCATCAAGAATCCAATGAAGCTATCCAAAGGAAAACCGGAGATAAAGGTGGACGGCAATCGTATAATCGGAAATCTTCTCCCTCACTTCTCTGACGGAAAGATTCATCATGTAGAAGTTACTCTTAATCCTGTCGTTTAA